TAAATTTTATTCCAGGAACATCGACAATTGAACAAGTAGAATTTTCTTGATTGATGTCCATTTTTACATTTACAACTGCATATTGTGATAAATACATCACTTTACCGGAAAGGACCGGCTCTTCCTTTGAATTGAAAGCGACAAAGCCTCTTATTAAAACGGTATTGGAATAGTCTACATTCATCGTTTCAGCATCTCCATCCTCTATAGCAGCTGATCTGATCTGAGATTCGATCCGAGTAATCCTTGTATCTTGAGAGGAATTGAGAAAGTCAAAAATTGAATGTTTTTTGAGATAGTTTTCTTTAAAAAATTTACAAATACTAATGGGCATAAAAAAAAGATCCAGCCCGATAGTATCCTGATGAATTTTTTTTAGTCGTTTAATTTTTTTTACTTTTTCATCTCCATAAATCTGAAGTTCTCTTTTCACACCATCATTTGGCCATACCTCCCCAAATTCAATTAGTTCATATGACACATCATAACCTTGATCTTCCATGAGAGATCGCCACGATGTGGATGGTGAAATTAAATCGGTAATCTTTTTTACTGACACAAATGAACCTCGTCCATGGACTTTGAATATATCACCACTGTATTCCAAACGAAGTAAAGCATTTCGGATTGTTATTCGGCTTGTGTTGTATACCTTCATTAATTGAGATTCTGAAGGAAGTGGATTGTTAGGCAACAGATGACCCTCATCAATATTCTTTTTTATTATATCAGCCATTTGTACATAAAGTGGAACTGAGCTTTCTTTTTCTAATGGGAAAAATTTCATCTTTCCTCCTCAGAATTATTGAGTATCTTCATAAAAATTATCTTATTATTACACAATATAATATATTATGACATGTTATAATGAGTTGGGAATTTGTTGTCAATCATTTTTTGAATTTTTTTATTAGGATATTATTTTTTGGTTGCTTAGACTGAAAGAAATATTTTTTGAAGCAAGTCAATAATATTGTTAATGTCCGCTTCGGTGTGACAGGCATTCACCTGGAACCGGATGGTTTCATCGCCCTTGGGGACCACTGGAAACGTGAGTCCCACCACCAGCACCCCGTGATCGAACAGGGAATGAACCAGGTGATGGGTTTTTCCGGTATCCCGCACCATCAGGGGAACCACGGGATGCGGTCCTGGGATCGATTCCAGCCCCAGCCCGTCAAGACCCTGCCGGAACTGAGCGGTCCGTTCTTTCAGGTGGTGCAGCAGTGCAAGCCCCTGGTCACTGTCACAGATATCGATGGCCGTGACGGCGGCCGCGCAGTCGGCCACGCTCAGGGGGTTGGTGTAAATATAAGTGTCGGCCTTTTGTCGCACCGCCTCGATGATGGCGGGACTGGCCGCGATGAACCCGCCGTTGACCCCGAAGGCCTTGCCGAATGTGCCCACCACCACATCCGGCCAGGCACCGGCGTATTCCGGGGTGCCCCGGCCGTTATCCCCATAGGCCCCGATGCCGTGGGAGTCATCCACCACCGTGATCACCCCGTCTTTGAATCGGTCTTGGTATTCACTGCAGATAGCGACGATCTCATTGATGGGTGCATAATCCCCCCGCATGCTGAAAATGCCGTCAAACACCACCACCACCCGTTCCATGTCCGGGCTCACCGCATCCAGGCACCGCCTAAGATCCGTCATGTCGTTATGCTTGAAGATGCCTTTATGGGTGCTGGGGATATTGGTGATGCGCATGGCCCGGATAATGGAGTTGTGGTTGAGCTGGTCCCCGATCCAGTGGGTTTTTTTATTGGAGATGGCCAGGGCCAGGCCGCAGTTAGAGGTGTAGGCGGAGTTGAATATTTTGGCTGCCGGTTTTTTCACGAATTCGGCAATTCTTTTTTCCAGCCGAATGTGGTGGACAAACGTACCGTCGATGAACCTCACCGCTCCCGGGCCCACGCCGAATTCACGGGTGGCTTGGTCTGCGCTTTTCACAAGATCCGGATGATTGGACAGTGACAAATATGAATTGGAATTCATGCGAATGAAGTCTTTGTCATTGCCGGCCAGCCGGTACCGGGGACCCAGGTCCCCTTTCGGTGGGACATAGCCGGTGATGATACGCTCGGGCGGCTTGGCCCGGCCCTCCTCCTTCAGTTGGTTGATTTCCTGTGCTAAAGAGATGTCCACTCGGTCTGTGCTCATGATCTTTTGCTCCCGTCAGAATTGATAGGTTTGTGTTAATCCCACTTCAGAATGACCTTGCCCGATTGTCCGGACCGCATCATCTCAAATCCCTTTTCAAACTCGGTAAAGTGAAACCGGTGGGTGATCAAAGGAGAGATATCCAGCCCGGTCTGGATCATGCTGGTCATCTTGTACCAGGTCTCATACATTTCCCGGCCGTAGATTCCCTTGATGGTCAGCATGTTGAATACCACCTTGTTCCAGTCAATGGACGTGTTGTCCGGCATGATGCCCAGCAGGGCGATTTTGCCGCCATGGCACATGTTGTCCAGCATCGTGTTCAGGGCCGCCGGGTTGCCGGACATCTCCATGCCCACATCAAACCCTTCCTTCATTCCCAGGGTTTTCTGAGCGTTGGCCACGGTGTCATGGCTGACGTCAACGGTCAGGGTGGCTCCGGCTTTTTCAGCCAGAGATAGGCGGAAGGGGTTCACGTCCGTGATCACGACATGCCGGGCCCCGGCATGTCGGGCAATGGCGGCGGCCATGCACCCGATGGGGCCGGCCCCGGTAATGAGCACATCTTCCCCCAGCACGTCAAAGGACAGAGCCGTGTGGGTTGCGTTACCCAGGGGATCGAAACAGGCCAGAATATCCGTGGAAATGGTGTTGTCGCAATACCAGACATTGGTCACCGGGATGGCCAGGTACTGGGCAAAGGCCCCGTCCCGGTTGACGCCCACGCCTCTGGTGTTCTTGCACAGATGTCGGCGGCCGGCCAGGCAGTTTCTGCAAAGGCCGCAGACCAGATGCCCCTCACCGGAAACCAGGTCTCCTTTCTTGAAATCCGTAACATGGGACCCCACCGCTTCAATGGTCCCCACAAATTCATGCCCGATGGGCATGGGCACGGGAATGGTCTTCTGAGACCATGCGTCCCAGTTGTAGATGTGGACATCGGTACCGCAGATGGCGGTTTTGACGATTTTGATGAGCACTTCGTTGTGCTGAATCTCTGGCACCGGTACGTCCCGGAGCCACAGTCCGGGGACCGGTTCAGCTTTGACCAGTGCTTTCATAGTTTTCAATAGAATCTCCTTTTGCTTGCTATGGTTTTTTACCCGATCACCGAATAAGTGCTGTCCGGGTTGAGCTCCCGGTTCCTGGAAAAGGCGCCCATATCGAAGGTAACGCCGGTTCGGGGCAGCAGAAACTGCAAAGGGTGCAGATCGTGGTCCTGCCCTTTTTTTTCGTTATATTCAATCAATTCCGACATCATCATCCCGGCCACCGGGGCATTCTTGTACTGATTGCCCGAAGACCCTATGGCCATGTAAAACCCGTTGAGGTCGCTCTTGTCATAAATGGGAAGCCAGTCGCTGGAAACATCGTAGAGTTCGGCAAAGCCTTTCCGGGTGTTGGGAATGCCCAGCTCCGGCATTCGCCGGGCTGCCCGGTATACCTGTGCACGCCACTGGACATCGGTGGTGTTCCGGTTGAAATCATCCGGGTCTTCAATCCATTGATGAGTATCGCACCGGGGATCTTCACTGCCCACCAGAATGGAATTGCCCACTTCCGGGCGCAGGTATATGCCGTTGTCACCGTCGGAAATCTGGGCGCCTCTGGATTCAAAATTAAATCCTGCCGGGGCAGGTACAAAGGACACCTCATGCCGTTCCGGCCGGGTCTTGATGTTGTTTTTTTCCGCCACGCCGGCCATCTGGTTGATGTGGCTGGAATGGGGACCGGCCACGTTGATGACGATGCCGGCCTCAAACCGCCGGCCGTCTTTGAGTGCCACGCCGGTGACCCCGTGCTGGTCTGTCAGGATCTTGACAATGTGGGCATTGAACAGGAACCGGGCCCCTTTGGATTCAGCTGCCACCTGGACGTTGTGGGCGGACAGTTTCGGGTCGGACATGTAACCGGCCTCCGGGCAGAACAGCGCCCCTTCCAGCAGGGTGTTTCTTTCACTGAAAAAATCCGTATCTGCTTCTGGCCGGGTCGGGGGCCAGAATTCCCGGTTGCTCAGGACGGGCATGCGTTCAGACAATGTCTTTGCATCCCAGTTTTCATAAGGGACCCCCACGGTGTCCCAGTGGGTGGCAATTTTTTTCCAGTTCCGGTCCCGGGATTTGATCATGATGGATCCGCACTGGTTATACCGGGCCATGCCCCAGGGATCTTTCACTTCGCAGTATTCCTCCCAGTTCTGCCAGATCTTGAACCCTTCCCAGGCAAACGCCACGCCTTCCAGGGTGGAGTAATGGGCCCGGACAATGGCACAGGAGCCTGACGTTGATCCGGCCCCGGAATCTCCCATTTTGTCGATACTCAAAGTGTGATAGCCTTTTTGGGTCAGTTCAAATGCGATACAGTTGCCGATGATGCCGCATCCGATGATAATTACGTCGAGTTTCTGAGTCATTTCAAATTACCTTTCATCAATTATCTAATGTTCAAAATTCTCAAAAAGGGCCGCTTGGCTTGGGTGGATACTGAATAGATCATGATGTTCCCCTTAATATGTCCAATGGTTGATAAGTGTGATGCGTTTTTTGTCGTCCCTCATTTTAAGGTTAATGTAAAATATCTGGACATTTTTTATGTGTCAAGAATTTTTTTATATTTTTTTTGGATAAAATAGATTTTTTTTATATATTTTTTATGAATTGGGCATTAAAGGGATAGTGCCGGTTCTGTCAGAAAAAGTGTCGGCAGGAATCTTCTTTTTTTTGGGAACAGAATGCGATATATGGGGAGTGGCGGTGAAAAGGGTTCGCAAGTATCCCTCTTCCGTGGTTTAATGGGAGATATGGGTGTGCTGTAAAAGGAGAAGAAAATTATGACACTGATGGACGGCAACCTTGATGACCTGGAGATCTATGTAATCAAGGCACTCCAAGAAAATGCCAGGCGGTCGTATAAAAGCATCGCAAAAGAGCTGGAAGTTTCCGAGAGCACCATTGCCAACCGCGTGAACCGGCTTATTGAGAAGAAAATTTTAAAGCTGGAAGCCCGAATCAACCCGTTTGGCTTGTCTCACAAGATCAGTGCCCTGCTGGGTGTCAACCTGTATGACCGGTCCCATTCCACAACCATGGAGGAAATCGAGCAGCTGCCGCAGGTAACGGCGGTGTGGGCGACGACCGGAAAGTATGATCTCTTTTTGGAAGTGCTGGTGGATTCAATCATCGAACTGAACGATTTTATTTTTGCCGGCGGGCTTGGCAGGATTAAAAATGTCTCTTTCACCGAAACCCATATCATGCTCAACTCCAACACCAAATATTTTAAAATTTACTAAATTGTGCGGGAAGCCGTTCGGGATGACAGGGTGTTTGGTCTCCGGCCGGCAACAGCCGGGCCGGGATGCACCCGGATCCGGCTGGTCGGCTGTCCGGGCCTGCCGGCATCCCTGAGGATGCTCAGCAGGCTTTCAGACATATTCAGCGTGATGGTGATCATTCCACGGCCAGGTTGAATTTTTCCAGTGTTTCTCTGGTGGGAATCCCGTTGGTGTCCCATCCCCGGGCCGCATAATACGCATCCAGCATCTCTTCGATTACGGCAAATTCCACCTTGTGCCCCTTGTTGGGGCCCGAAGGAATGGGCTCTTCGTAAAACCGCGGGGGCGGATAATCATATTTCCGGCCGAAATCCGGGATTTCTCTTTTATTGAACATCCGGTTCAAATGCCAGATCTTTTCGGAAAGATGGAGCAGGTCTTTGTTGAAATCCAGCTTTTTTCCGGTGGCACAATAATACAGTTCCTCATAATAATGGGTTTCCAGGCCGATTTCCATGTACTGGAGCCGGCAGGTGCCAAGAATGTCGAATGCCGGTCGCAGGTGCTGGGACTTGAGTACCAGGGGCACCACGTTTTTGTGGTCTGCCTTGGGGATGGTTTCGAAATTTGCGCCCTGGGAGATGAGATCATGGACATTGGCATCCTGGCTGCCGCCCACGGCATTGGCCACATCCGATCCCAGAACCCAGCACCGGTTGTGGTGGGCCCCCACATCTGCGGTCATGTATCCCAGCATCAAGCCGGGCGCGTTTCTGGATTCATACCCGGTCCATTCCAGGCCTTTGACATGGATGGCAAATTTGTCGCTGTCTCCCCCGATCTTTTCAGCGGCTTTTTTGACGCCGTTGGCCAGAACATCTCCGATGCCCTCTCTTTTTGCAATTTTTTTCAGGATGTGGACGATGGAGTCAAGATCCCCCCATGTCACGTCCATGCCCATCTCTTGTTTTGAGATCAGGCCTTTTTCATAACATTCCAGGGCAAAGGAAACCACGGCCCCGCCCGAGCAGGTGTCTAAGCCGAGTTCATCACATACCCAGTTGACATGGGCCACGGCATGGATGTCGGACAGTTCGCAGTTGCTGCCCACCAGGGCCAGGGTTTCGTATTCCGGGCCTTCCACATATTTGTTGCCCAGCGCAGTTTTTGACAGCCCGTATTTGCCGCAGGGAATGGGGCAGGAAAAACACCCTTTGTCCGTGATTTTCAGTTCGTCCAGGATGGCTTTGCCGTTGATCTTGTCCGCGTAATCGCAATGGGAGGTGGCAAAGTTGCGGGTGGGTAAAGCCCCCACATCATTGCACCAGTTGGTGATACCGGCCGTGCCTTCCGGGGTCCAGCCCTTGAAACCGGGTTTTTCCCGGCACGCGGCATAGGTGGCCTTGCCTTTTTTGAGCAGGCCCTTGGGATCGAACACGGGGATGTCTTGGGTGCCCCGCACGGCAATGGCCTTGATGTTTTTGGAGCCCAAGACCGCGCCGATGCCGGTGCGGCCGGCCTGGCGGCCGAAATCATGGGAGATGCAGGCAAAGTTGACCATTCGCTCCCCGGCCTCGCCGATGGTCAGAATCTGGAATTCCCGGCCCAGATCGTTTTTCAAAATCTCTTCCACGGCTGTGGAGCCTTTGCCCCACAAATGCCCGGCCGGCCGGATCTCCACGGTGTCATTATCTATGAAGATATAGGAAGGTTCTTTGGCCCGTCCCGTCAATATGGTGACGTCATACCCGGCATATTTCATGGTCACCCCGAAATGCCCCCCCATGTTGCTGTCGCCATATCCGCCCGTGGCCGGGGATTTGGCGGCAAAATGGGTTTTGCCGGCCGCCGGCAGAAACAGGCCGCTCAACGGCCCCATGGCAATGACAAACCGGTTGTCCGGGCCTAAGGGGTCTGCGCCAGCCGGAATTTCATCGTACAGAATTTTGGCCGTGAATCCCCGGCCGCCGATAAAATCGTCCACCCATTCCTGTTTTAAGGGTTGTTTTTCAATGGTACGGGTGCTCAGATCGATTCTCAGCGTGTGTCCTGCATATCCGTATAACATGATAATCCTCCTTTTCCCTCTATTTGAAGCTCAGTGCATCCCGGGGACACACTTCCACACACTGCCGGCAGTTGATGCATTTGTAGGGCATGCCGTCATCATCCACCATCATTACGTTTTCCGGGCAGGCGGAAACACACGCCAGGCACCCGTCGCATTTTTTCATGTCAATGCGCCAGGTGTCTTTGACCCGATGGATGGCCCCGGTGGGGCAGGCATCCGCACACGCCCCGCACTGATTGCAGATGGCCACCTCGAAAATGCCGGGCTCGGGAAACCGGGGCATGACCCGGAGCATGGCCTTGGACGGATTGATTATTTTCAGATTCTGCAATGAACACACCAGTTCGCAGGCCCGGCACCCGGAACAGGTTTCATGGTTGAATGATAGTGTCATCCCTGTCTCTCCTTGGCTTGAATGGTTGACCTTTTTTGACCCTGTTGCACCATAGCATGTCTGGGGCAAAAATGTATAACGCATTGTTTTCATGAAAGGATATGAATCCGATTCATATAAACTGCCGTTCAGCCGGTGCCAGTAAGATGGATTCGCCCGAAGGTTTAAGCGGATTCTGGTGTCAGACCATGCCTTTTTTGCGGTAGCTGCGCATCAATGACCCGTCGATAACAAAAAACAAAAGGATGGGCAGCAGCAGGAAAATCAGGGTCAGAATCGCGGCCAGGGACCGGTTGGAAGAAGCGAGCAGCGGCATCAGAAACCCGGTAAAAGAAGGCACGGTTCCCCCGCCCATGAGAAATACCAGAAAATATTCGGAAAACGCCACCAGAAACACCACACTGCCGCCGGCGATCATGGCCGGCACCAGCAACGGCAGCTCCACCCGCCAGAAAATCGTTACCGGACCGGCCCCCAGGTTTCTGGCACACACACGGTATTCTTCTCCCAGGGTCTGGAATCCCGTCACCAGAGCCCGGAACATGTAAGGGTAGGTGAACAGGGCCAGGATCAGCACCACCCCGGCCACGGTGTCGGCCAGAGACAGCCGGATGAACACCACATGCAGTCCCATGGCAAAAGTCATGGGCGGCACCAGGGCCGGGGTCAGCACCAGGGCTTCCATGAGCCGCTTGCCGGCAAAGCGGTTCCTGGCGAATGCGGCGGCCGGGGTCAGGCACATGCCCAGGGTGACCAACACCGTGGCCACAGAATACAAAAATGAAGAGACCAGAGACGAAACAATCTGATCCTGGTGGGTGATCAGAAATTGAATGCCCGTAAAAGAAAATTGCGCCGGCCACAGGTCCGGAAACCGCCACCCCGGGGCCAGGCCCACCAGCAAAAGGATTGCCGCGGGCAGGGCGAACAGGCTGAAAAGCAGCACCAAAACGAGGGTGTGGGAAAAAAGTTTCACAGTTTTCGGACCCCGTTTTCCAGATGGGTGACGGTTTTGGAGTAGGCAATGATGAACAGCACGGCAAAGCAGAACATCAGCGTCAGAATGGCCATGGCTTCAGGCCGCCGGGCCAGGTCATGCTTGAAATACAGGTCAAAAACATGGAGGCTGAGCATGCCGGGCCGGCTTTCGCTCAAAATGTAAGGAATGTCAAATGCCCCGAAGCTGTAGAGAAACAGGATGATGAAACTGGTGTGCATCGCCGGGGCCAGCCTTGGCAGCACAATGGAAAAAAAGATGCACCGTTTCGATGCCCCCAGCATGGCTGCCGTCTGGATCTGCCGGACATCGAACCGCACCAGCAGGGCCAGGATCAAAAGCATGGCAAACGGGGTGCCTTTCAGGGTATAGGCCAGGATCATGCCTAAGCCCCAGCCGGAATACAATACATTGGGAAAATCCGGCATGGACTGGATCAGGCCCAGGTGATAGGCCAGAGACGAAAGGATTCCGGACTGGCTCCAGAAAATCAGCACCACAAATGCCACGGCAATATGGGGCAGGATCAGCGGAATTTTGTACATCAGGGCGGCTCCGGCCAGGGCCTTGGGCAGCTGCCAGACCCGGTAGGCCAGAAAGGTGCCGGCTGCCACGGACCCGGCCGCCGATGTCAGGGCCACGCCCAGGGAAAACCCGAAGGACGCGAAAAAGGACGGGTCCGACAGGATGATGTTATAGGCCGCCAGGATCCCGCCCGTATGGGGCAGGGGGGTGAAGATCCCTAAGGACTGGCACACCGTCAGAAACACCCCGCCGCAGAACAGCACCACAAACGGCAAAATCAACGGGCTGAGTTTCAGAATCAGTATGGCGGTCCGGCTACCGATCAAGGACATGGGTTTTCCAGTCCTGTTCCAGGGATTCCAGATATTGGGCCGGTATCTCGGGCACGGCAACGGCAGCCAGCTGATCCGGTGTCAGGGTGGCGGGTCCCAGGTCCACGGTCTCAAACCGCTGCCGGTCCTTTGGAGTCAACCGATTCATGGCCAGAACCGGAAAATCCCCCCAGTTCTCCGGCTGAAATTTGGATACCTGGGCATCCACGGACACCAGAAAATTTGCCAGCACCATGGCCCCGGCCTTGTTGGGGGCGTTAAAGGCAATGGCCGTGAAATGGGTATTGAAAATGGATCCGTCCTTTAATGCAAAGGTTCTGACCGTGTCCGGATAACTGCCCGCCATAATCATGTTCTGGGCGTGGGGCGGATGATAGGACATGCCGAACGCCACCTCTCCCCTGGCAAACAGCGTATCCAGAAATGCGTTGTCCTTGGGGTAGGTTCGGCCCTTCTGCCATAAAAACGGCTTGATCTGGTTGAGCCAGTCCCACAGCAAAGGGGCGTTTTTTTCATACAGGTCCGGATCCCACCCGGCCATGTATTGGCCGTGCCCGCCCGTGACTGCATAGAAAATGTGGCGGATAAAAGCTGAACCCGTGAAATCCGGGGGCTGGGGATAGGTGAACTGGCCGGGGTTGTCCATGATCCACTGTTTGAGGGCCGCCACCGTGTCCGGCGGAATTTCCGTCCGGTTTGTGTCATACTCGAGCACGAACTGGGCCCGGCCAAAAGGGGCTTCAAATCCGTCCACGGGAAATCCGAAATCATGGGTGATGCTGTCCGGGTCCACATACTGCTTCACATGGGGCAGGTGCCCGGCAAACGGGCCGAACAGCAGGCCGGCCTGTTTTGCATTCTTGAAGTTCTCCCCGTTGATCCACAGCAGGTCGATGGTTCCCGTGGTTTTGCCGGCTGCTTTTTCGTTGAGCAGTTTGTTGATAAACACCCCGGCATCCATGGGGACCCGCTTCACATGGATATCATAGCGCTGTTTCATCTCTTTGGCCACAAACGTGTCCACCCAGGTATTGACATGGGTCCATCCCCCGTACATGTACCAGCTGACCCGGGACCCCCGGGCCTGTGCTTCAATCCGGTCAAACGGGATGTCCGGCAGGGTGCCGCCAGTGACCCGGACGGGCAGGAACATGGTGAGAAAGACAGGCAACATCAGGGTCAACAACAGGGACATGGATCTGAACTTATTCATCACAGGTTCTCCTTTAAATTAAAGGTTGTATTCGAATCTGTCGAACAATCCGGTCAAAACGGATACGTTAAAACGGCCGGTACCGCAGGGACACGGGCTGATCCCTGTCAAACCGGTCATTCTGGCTGTATATGGTGTAAGTCTGGCTGCCTGCGGCCACCCCATACACGGTGTAGTGGCCGGCAAAGGTTTTTTCCGTGATGCGGCCGAATCCCTCCGGGTCTGCAATGATGGCCAGGTTTTCGGGCCGGGCCGGAAGAGGTGTCCCGTTCAGGGAGCCGGCCACGGCCTCATCCACCCGGAACAACGGGAACAGCGACGGGGGAATCTCGTTCACCGGACCCAGAAACCGGGCTACAGCCGGGGTAGCCGAGTGGAAATACACCTGCCTGGGGGTGTCGAACTGTTGAACCCGGCCGTCCAGCAAAACCCCGATGCGGTCGGACATGGCAAAGGCTTCTTCCAGGTCATGGGTGACGCTGATGGTGGGAATGCCGAACGCCTGCTGGGTGGTGCGGATGAACCGGGCCGTCTCCATTTTCAGGTTCCGGTCCAGGTTGGCAAAAGGTTCATCCAGCAAGAGCACGGCCGGGTTCACGATCATGGCCCGTGCAATGGCCACCCGCTGTTTCTGGCCGGCGGACAGCTGGGCCGGATACTGGTCTGCCTGGGGGGCCAGTTTAAAATAATCCAGCATCCGGTCCACCTGGTTTTTGATCTGTTTTTTTTCCATGTGCCGGGCCTTGAGCCCGAATCCGATATTCTGTCGCACCGTCATGGCGGGAAACAGGACATAATCCTGAAACACAATGATCACGGGATGGTGTTTGCTCACGGGTTCGGAAAAAGCCACTTCTCCCTGGTCCGGGATTTCCAGTCCGGCGATAATTTTGAGCAGGGTGGTTTTGCCGGCCCCGGACGGCCCCACAATGGAAACCAGCTCCCTGGCGTTCACGGCAAAGCCGATGGATTCCAGAACGGGCTGGTGTTTATAGGATTTGCCTATGTGACGGAGTGTAATATCCATGGGATATCCGACAGATACTGTTGAATTTTGGCAAAGGTGTCCGGGTTCCGGATGGGCCGGTTTGTGTGTGTATATTCATACCAGGCCATGAAACACCAGGACAGGGCCCGCAGCAGAATGGTTTTTTCCATGACACGGGATTTTTCCATAAGGTCGTTAAACAGCATGTCCGGGCATGCCTGCTGGTGATAGGTTTGCAGAAAGGTTTTTTTATCTGCCGGAGTTAAAAGGATGTCGGTTTTCCACAGCGTGGTGGTGGGCACCATGAAATGGCCCAGATCCTGGTACCGGCAGGAGACCACGGCCTTTTCCCAGTCCACCAGACAGGCCCGGTCCGGGCTGATGAGAAAATTGCCGGAGTTCACTTCAGTATTCACCAGGCACAAGGGTTCTGCTTCAAACAGGGGCCGGGTATCTCTGGCAAGGGACAGGAGAGTATCATGATAGGACAGGATCTGTGCCTGTTCCTTTTTCAGGGGATGATCGGCAAACCGGTGGAGCAGGCCATGACTTTCCCGGGCGATATCGTTCACGGGGTCGGCCTGGACAATCAGCCCGTCCGGCACACAAGTGGTGTGAACTCTGGCAAAAATTCGGGCCGCCGTGTCCAGATCCCGGGTGTAATCCAAGGGGGTTCCCGGCACAAAGGTCATGAGCAGGGCCCCGCCTCCCAGCGGGTCCGGATGGGGGTGACAGGCCAGGGGTTTCGGCGTGACCCCGGAATCGGCCAGCGCCTTCAATACGTTGAATTCATAGGCGATCTGATCATCTCCCAGGCCCAGCTGGCTGCCGTGGTTGATGCGCAGCACACAGGGGCCGGCATTAGAATCGACCCGGTAATTGGCATTGTATTCCCCGGCCGCCAGAAAAGAGACGCGAAAGGGCGGGGACACCCAGCCGGCATCAGTGAGAAACTGCTGTATCTGTTCCAGTCTGTCTGTATCCGGCATGGTCGTGTTGCTCCAGCTCCCTGGGAATTTAACTGTAAACAGCGGTGTATCCGTTCAGAGTTGTTGTCTGGATTTGATCGCACTTTTTTCCGATACAACTGCCGGGGTTATATCATCTTTGGGATC
Above is a window of Desulfotignum balticum DSM 7044 DNA encoding:
- a CDS encoding GntR family transcriptional regulator — encoded protein: MKFFPLEKESSVPLYVQMADIIKKNIDEGHLLPNNPLPSESQLMKVYNTSRITIRNALLRLEYSGDIFKVHGRGSFVSVKKITDLISPSTSWRSLMEDQGYDVSYELIEFGEVWPNDGVKRELQIYGDEKVKKIKRLKKIHQDTIGLDLFFMPISICKFFKENYLKKHSIFDFLNSSQDTRITRIESQIRSAAIEDGDAETMNVDYSNTVLIRGFVAFNSKEEPVLSGKVMYLSQYAVVNVKMDINQENSTCSIVDVPGIKFNEMLKFNGEKDSKIRN
- a CDS encoding aminotransferase class I/II-fold pyridoxal phosphate-dependent enzyme, which produces MSTDRVDISLAQEINQLKEEGRAKPPERIITGYVPPKGDLGPRYRLAGNDKDFIRMNSNSYLSLSNHPDLVKSADQATREFGVGPGAVRFIDGTFVHHIRLEKRIAEFVKKPAAKIFNSAYTSNCGLALAISNKKTHWIGDQLNHNSIIRAMRITNIPSTHKGIFKHNDMTDLRRCLDAVSPDMERVVVVFDGIFSMRGDYAPINEIVAICSEYQDRFKDGVITVVDDSHGIGAYGDNGRGTPEYAGAWPDVVVGTFGKAFGVNGGFIAASPAIIEAVRQKADTYIYTNPLSVADCAAAVTAIDICDSDQGLALLHHLKERTAQFRQGLDGLGLESIPGPHPVVPLMVRDTGKTHHLVHSLFDHGVLVVGLTFPVVPKGDETIRFQVNACHTEADINNIIDLLQKIFLSV
- the tdh gene encoding L-threonine 3-dehydrogenase encodes the protein MKALVKAEPVPGLWLRDVPVPEIQHNEVLIKIVKTAICGTDVHIYNWDAWSQKTIPVPMPIGHEFVGTIEAVGSHVTDFKKGDLVSGEGHLVCGLCRNCLAGRRHLCKNTRGVGVNRDGAFAQYLAIPVTNVWYCDNTISTDILACFDPLGNATHTALSFDVLGEDVLITGAGPIGCMAAAIARHAGARHVVITDVNPFRLSLAEKAGATLTVDVSHDTVANAQKTLGMKEGFDVGMEMSGNPAALNTMLDNMCHGGKIALLGIMPDNTSIDWNKVVFNMLTIKGIYGREMYETWYKMTSMIQTGLDISPLITHRFHFTEFEKGFEMMRSGQSGKVILKWD
- a CDS encoding NAD(P)/FAD-dependent oxidoreductase, with the translated sequence MTQKLDVIIIGCGIIGNCIAFELTQKGYHTLSIDKMGDSGAGSTSGSCAIVRAHYSTLEGVAFAWEGFKIWQNWEEYCEVKDPWGMARYNQCGSIMIKSRDRNWKKIATHWDTVGVPYENWDAKTLSERMPVLSNREFWPPTRPEADTDFFSERNTLLEGALFCPEAGYMSDPKLSAHNVQVAAESKGARFLFNAHIVKILTDQHGVTGVALKDGRRFEAGIVINVAGPHSSHINQMAGVAEKNNIKTRPERHEVSFVPAPAGFNFESRGAQISDGDNGIYLRPEVGNSILVGSEDPRCDTHQWIEDPDDFNRNTTDVQWRAQVYRAARRMPELGIPNTRKGFAELYDVSSDWLPIYDKSDLNGFYMAIGSSGNQYKNAPVAGMMMSELIEYNEKKGQDHDLHPLQFLLPRTGVTFDMGAFSRNRELNPDSTYSVIG
- a CDS encoding Lrp/AsnC family transcriptional regulator, with the translated sequence MTLMDGNLDDLEIYVIKALQENARRSYKSIAKELEVSESTIANRVNRLIEKKILKLEARINPFGLSHKISALLGVNLYDRSHSTTMEEIEQLPQVTAVWATTGKYDLFLEVLVDSIIELNDFIFAGGLGRIKNVSFTETHIMLNSNTKYFKIY
- a CDS encoding aldehyde ferredoxin oxidoreductase family protein translates to MLYGYAGHTLRIDLSTRTIEKQPLKQEWVDDFIGGRGFTAKILYDEIPAGADPLGPDNRFVIAMGPLSGLFLPAAGKTHFAAKSPATGGYGDSNMGGHFGVTMKYAGYDVTILTGRAKEPSYIFIDNDTVEIRPAGHLWGKGSTAVEEILKNDLGREFQILTIGEAGERMVNFACISHDFGRQAGRTGIGAVLGSKNIKAIAVRGTQDIPVFDPKGLLKKGKATYAACREKPGFKGWTPEGTAGITNWCNDVGALPTRNFATSHCDYADKINGKAILDELKITDKGCFSCPIPCGKYGLSKTALGNKYVEGPEYETLALVGSNCELSDIHAVAHVNWVCDELGLDTCSGGAVVSFALECYEKGLISKQEMGMDVTWGDLDSIVHILKKIAKREGIGDVLANGVKKAAEKIGGDSDKFAIHVKGLEWTGYESRNAPGLMLGYMTADVGAHHNRCWVLGSDVANAVGGSQDANVHDLISQGANFETIPKADHKNVVPLVLKSQHLRPAFDILGTCRLQYMEIGLETHYYEELYYCATGKKLDFNKDLLHLSEKIWHLNRMFNKREIPDFGRKYDYPPPRFYEEPIPSGPNKGHKVEFAVIEEMLDAYYAARGWDTNGIPTRETLEKFNLAVE
- a CDS encoding 4Fe-4S dicluster domain-containing protein, translating into MTLSFNHETCSGCRACELVCSLQNLKIINPSKAMLRVMPRFPEPGIFEVAICNQCGACADACPTGAIHRVKDTWRIDMKKCDGCLACVSACPENVMMVDDDGMPYKCINCRQCVEVCPRDALSFK